From Clarias gariepinus isolate MV-2021 ecotype Netherlands chromosome 2, CGAR_prim_01v2, whole genome shotgun sequence, one genomic window encodes:
- the LOC128509096 gene encoding trace amine-associated receptor 13c-like: protein MNLTEFNQSDRCEHFSCPERTVSTAVYILLYVCSAAVVLLTVCGNMLVIISVFHFKQLHTPTNTLVLSLAVSDFLVGIFLMPLILIWTIESCWIFGRYFCSIYWLVSGLLIISSYTIAQIAVDRYLALSNPFLYMKIVSVRITCVVTIFNWCIVLGYTTAILYFNGNFKRSVMCPGECFIFVSEVWALIDLVFSFIFPLSVIIILYTLVFVIAKKHATAIRELNNHTRPKAQKITSHSMKSERKAAKVLGILVSVFLVCLLPYFIYSLLVNGIVFKLGTFWKVVIISYFNSTINPFIYALIYPWFRRCIKLIITLQIFQTDSALINVLS from the coding sequence ATGAACCTGACAGAGTTTAATCAGTCTGATCGCTGTGAGCATTTCTCCTGTCCAGAGAGAACTGTATCAACTGCAGTttatatcttactgtatgtgtgttcagctgctgtggttctgctaacagtgtgtggaaatatgctggtcatcatctctgtttttcactttaagcagcttcacacaccaaCTAACACACTCGTGCTCTCTCTGGCTGTGTCTGATTTCCTTGTTGGCATTTTTCTAATGCCACTAATTTTAATCTGGACTATTGAGTCATGCTGGATTTTTGGGAGATATTTCTGTAGCATCTACTGGCTGGTTAGTGGTCTTCTCATAATATCTAGCTATACTATTGCTCAGATTGCTGTGGATCGGTATTTGGCTCTCTCAAACCCCTTTCTCTACATGAAAATTGTCTCTGTGAGAATCACTTGTGTTGTAACTATTTTCAACTGGTGTATAGTGCTGGGCTATACTACAGCAATCCTATATTTTAATGGAAACTTCAAACGTTCTGTAATGTGTCCTGGAGAGTGTTTTATCTTTGTCAGTGAGGTTTGGGCTTTAATTGATCTTGTATtttcctttatatttccactttctgtcataatcatattgtatactctagtttttgtgattgctaagaaacatgccactgctatcagagagcttaataatcacacacgGCCTAAAGCACAGAAAATCACCTCACACTCCATGAAATCTGAAagaaaagcagctaaagtcctcggcattttagtgtctgtgtttctggtgtgtttacttccatattttatttacagtttattagtCAATGGTATTGTATTTAAGTTAGGAACATTTTGGAAAGTtgtaattatttcttattttaattctactattaatccatttatttatgctctAATTTACCCATGGTTTAGAAGgtgcattaaattaattataactcTTCAAATATTCCAAACAGACTCTGCATTAatcaatgttctttcataa
- the LOC128509145 gene encoding trace amine-associated receptor 13c-like: MNLTEFNQSDCEHFSCAERTVSPAVYILLYVCSAAVVLLTLCGNLLIVISILHFNQLHTPTNMLMLSLAMSDFLVGIFLMPVMLIWTIESCWIFGRYFCSIYWLFSGLLIISNYTIAQIAVDRYLALSNPFLYMNIVSVRITCVVIGFNWCLVLSYTTAGLYFNGNFKSSVLCPGECFLLLNEVWSVIDNVLSFIFPLSVIIILYSLVFVIAKKHVTAIRELNNHARPNAQKITSYSMKSERKAAKVLGILVSVFLICLLPYFIYSLLVNVIELQLETFRNVLIILYFNSTINPFIYALFYPWFRRCIKLIITLQIFQTDSALINVIT, encoded by the coding sequence aTGAACCTGACAGAGTTTAATCAGTCTGATTGTGAGCATTTTTCCTGTGCAGAGAGAACTGTATCTCCGGCAGTttatatcttactgtatgtgtgttcagctgctgtGGTTCTGCTAACACTGTGTGGAAATCTGCTCATTGTTATCTCTATTCTTCACTTCAACCAGCTTCACACACCTACTAACATGCTCATGCTGTCTCTGGCTATGTCAGATTTTCTTGTTGGCATTTTTCTAATGCCGGTAATGTTAATCTGGACTATTGAGTCATGCTGGATTTTTGGGAGATATTTCTGCAGCATCTACTGGCTGTTTAGTGGTCTTCTCATAATATCAAACTATACTATTGCTCAGATTGCTGTGGATCGGTATTTGGCACTCTCAAACCCCTTTCTCTACATGAACATTGTCTCTGTGAGAATCACTTGTGTTGTAATTGGTTTTAACTGGTGTTTAGTGCTCAGCTATACCACAGCAGGCCTGTATTTTAATGGAAACTTTAAAAGTTCTGTATTGTGTCCTGGAGAGTGCTTTCTTTTACTCAATGAGGTTTGGTCTGTAATTGATAATGTGCTAtcttttatatttccactttctgTCATAATCATATTGTATAGTCTGGTTTTTGTAATTGCTAAGAAACATGTTACTGCTATCAGAGAGCTTAATAATCACGCTCGACCTAATGCACAGAAAATTACCTCATACTCCatgaaatctgagagaaaagcagctaaagtcctcggcattttagtgtctgtgtttcttatatgtttacttccatattttatttacagcttaTTAGTCAATGTTATTGAATTACAGTTAGAAACATTTAGGaatgttttaattattctttattttaattctacCATTAATCCATTTATATATGCTCTGTTTTACCCATGGTTTAGAAGGTGCATTAAACTTATTATAACTCTGCAAATATTTCAAACAGACTCTGCATTGATCAATGTTATTACATAA